A stretch of the Lolium perenne isolate Kyuss_39 chromosome 3, Kyuss_2.0, whole genome shotgun sequence genome encodes the following:
- the LOC127344739 gene encoding PRA1 family protein B2, whose amino-acid sequence MASAPTPQPLLPVTNPSSGTGSAPSSGSGFSDAALATPAFRLFLSRVSDTARRSLEDRRPWAELVDRSAIARPDSLSEATSRLRRNLGYFRVNYAAVVAVSLAASLLAHPFSLLVLLAILGAWCFLYVFRAPDQPVVLFGRTFTDRETLLGLVVSSLLAFFLTSVASLIISGLLVGGALVAVHGAFRMPEDLFLDDSSNGSGGNTTNRLLSFLASPGSGV is encoded by the coding sequence ATGGCCTCCGCACCGACGCCGCAGCCGTTGCTCCCGGTGACCAACCCCTCCTCCGGCACCGGCTCGGCCCCGTCCTCCGGCAGCGGCTTCTCCGACGCCGCGCTCGCCACGCCGGCCTTCCGCCTCTTCCTCAGCAGGGTCTCCGACACGGCGCGGCGCTCGCTCGAGGACCGCCGCCCCTGGGCGGAGCTGGTCGACCGCTCGGCCATCGCGCGCCCGGACTCCCTCTCCGAGGCCACCTCGCGCCTGCGCCGCAACCTCGGCTACTTCCGCGTCAACTACGCCGCCGTGGTGGCCGTCTCCCTCGCGGCGTCGCTCCTGGCGCACCCCTTctccctcctcgtcctcctcgccaTCCTCGGCGCCTGGTGCTTCCTCTACGTCTTCCGCGCCCCCGACCAGCCCGTCGTGCTCTTCGGCCGCACCTTCACCGACCGCGAGACGCTGCTCGGCCTCGTCGTCTCCTCGCTGCTCGCCTTCTTCCTCACCTCAGTGGCCTCGCTCATCATCTCCGGCCTGCTCGTCGGCGGCGCGCTCGTGGCCGTGCACGGCGCCTTCCGCATGCCCGAGGACCTCTTCCTCGACGACTCCAGCAACGGCTCCGGTGGCAACACCACCAACAGGCTGCTCTCCTTCCTCGCGTCGCCCGGATCTGGGGTTTGA
- the LOC127344740 gene encoding laccase-3 gives MASSGIRLFLLSLLGFALLAGAEVHEHEFIVQETPVKRLCNEHNIITVNGQFPGPTLEVREGDTLVITVVNHAQYNVTIHWHGIRQFRTGWADGPEFVTQCPIKPGGSYKYKFTIEGQEGTLWWHAHSSWLRATVYGALVIRPREGKDYPFEKPSREVPLMLGEWWNANPIDVIREAQRTGGGPNVSDAFTINGQPGDLYNCSRQDTTAISVKPGETALLRFINSALNHELFVSIAGHKMTVVGVDASYTKPFATSVLMIAPGQTTDVLVTMDQPPTRYYVAARAYISAQGVAFDNTTTTAVIEYDCGCDTDFGPSIPPAFPTLPAFNDTGAATAFAAGIKSPKKVEIPSPVDENLFFTVGLGLFDCKPGQQCGGPNNTRFTASMNNVSFVFPKTDSLLHAHYYDIPGVFTTDFPAYPPVQFDYTGNVSRSLWQPIPATKLYKLRFGSVVQIVLQDTSIVTPENHPIHIHGYDFLVLAEGFGNYDAEKDAQKFNLENPPQRNTVAVPVNGWAVIRFRADNPGVWLMHCHLDVHITWGLAMAFLVEDGYGELESLEAPPVDLPMC, from the exons GTCCAAGAGACGCCGGTGAAGAGGCTGTGCAACGAGCACAACATCATCACGGTGAACGGGCAGTTCCCGGGGCCGACGCTGGAGGTCCGGGAGGGCGACACCCTGGTGATCAccgtcgtcaaccacgcgcagtaCAACGTCACCATCCACTGGCACGGCATCCGGCAGTTCAGGACGGGGTGGGCGGACGGGCCGGAGTTCGTGACGCAGTGCCCCATCAAGCCCGGCGGCAGCTACAAGTACAAGTTCACCATCGAGGGGCAGGAGGGCACGCTGTGGTGGCACGCGCACAGCTCCTGGCTCCGCGCCACCGTCTACGGCGCGCTCGTCATCCGCCCCAGGGAGGGCAAGGACTACCCCTTCGAGAAGCCGTCTCGGGAGGTCCCCCTCATGCTCGGCGAGTGGTGGAACGCCAACCCGATCGACGTCATCCGGGAGGCGCAGAGGACCGGCGGCGGGCCCAACGTCTCCGACGCCTTCACCATCAACGGCCAGCCCGGCGACCTCTACAACTGCTCCCGCCAAG acaccaccgccatctcggtGAAGCCCGGGGAGACGGCGCTGCTGCGGTTCATCAACTCTGCGCTCAACCACGAGCTCTTCGTCTCCATCGCCGGCCACAAGATGACGGTGGTCGGCGTCGACGCGTCCTACACCAAGCCCTTCGCCACCTCGGTGCTCATGATCGCGCCGGGCCAGACCACCGACGTGCTCGTCACCATGGACCAGCCGCCCACGCGGTACTACGTCGCCGCGCGCGCCTACATCAGCGCGCAGGGCGTCGCGTTCGACAACACCACAACCACGGCCGTCATCGAGTACGACTGCGGCTGCGACACCGACTTCGGGCCCTCCATCCCGCCGGCCTTCCCCACCCTCCCGGCGTTCAACGACACCGGCGCCGCCACGGCCTTCGCCGCGGGCATCAAGAGCCCGAAGAAGGTCGAGATCCCCAGCCCCGTCGACGAGAACCTCTTCTTCACCGTCGGACTCGGCCTGTTCGACTGCAAGCCGGGGCAGCAGTGCGGCGGGCCCAACAACACCCGCTTCACGGCCAGCATGAACAACGTGTCCTTCGTCTTCCCCAAGACCGACTCCCTCCTCCACGCGCACTACTACGACATCCCCGGCGTGTTCACCACCGACTTCCCGGCCTACCCGCCCGTGCAGTTCGACTACACGGGGAACGTCAGCCGCAGCCTGTGGCAGCCCATCCCGGCGACGAAGCTGTACAAGCTCAGGTTCGGCTCCGTGGTGCAGATCGTCCTGCAGGACACCAGCATCGTCACGCCGGAGAACCACCCTATCCACATCCACGGCTACGACTTTCTCGTCCTCGCCGAGGGCTTCGGCAACTACGACGCCGAGAAAGACGCCCAGAAGTTCAACCTCGAAAACCCGCCGCAGCGGAACACCGTCGCCGTGCCGGTGAACGGCTGGGCGGTCATCCGGTTCCGGGCCGACAACCCTGGGGTGTGGCTCATGCATTGCCATCTCGACGTGCACATAACATGGGGCCTGGCGATGGCGTTCCTGGTGGAGGATGGGTACGGCGAGCTGGAGTCACTGGAGGCCCCTCCAGTTGATCTTCCGATGTGCTAA